The Proteiniphilum propionicum genome contains the following window.
GAAAGAAACGAACGATCAAACACCTACAATAATAACACCTCCCACAAAAGATGTCGTCTATCTAAAAGTGATGACCTACAATATTGCAGGTGCTGCTTCAAGTACAGGTGTAAGGAGCCTGCCCGATCTTGCTGAAGTTATCAAAAAAGCCGACCCCGATTTGGTAGCAATTCAGGAAGTAGATGCGTTTACCACCCGTAATGGGAAAGATGTACATCTTGCTCGCGATCTTGCAGCTCTTTGTGGCATGGAGTACTGGTTTTTTGCCAAAGCAATGGATTTTCATGGCGGAGAATATGGCGATGCCATTTTATCGAAACATCCTTTCAAGGAGACTGAAGCTTACTCCCTAAGCGGAGATTGGGAAGGAGAACACATTGAAACTCGATCAGCTGCACGCGTAACAGTAGAAATTGGCGGAAGAGATATTGATTTTATCAGTACACACTTAGACCATACAAGCAATGATAAGTGGCGTATACTACAAGCAAATGAATTGGTAGAAATTGTGAAATCGCTTGATTTACCAGTCATTATGGGAGGAGACTTAAACTGTACTCCGACTAGTGAACCCATGAAGATACTCTATCAGGAGTTACTGTCACCCTGCAAAAGCAACAGCTGCCTTGGAACATTCGTGGGAAGTAAGAACGCAATTGACCATTTGATGTATAGGAGCAACAGCGTCTTAACTCTTTCTTCATATGGTGTGTATGCTTGGGCAGACAAGGAATCAGACCATTTTCCGGTAGGGGCAATATTTGAGGTGGATAAATTGGCTAACTAAGTGCATATTGTGATTGTTATATTGCATATTATTATCAATTTGCATATTTGTCTAACAACTTGCTATTTTGTTTTACACACTAACATTCAATATTATCAGATTTTTTCAAAATAATTAATAGAGGGTGAATCACAATAAGATACCACCCTCTTTATGATTAAACTCTTAACCAAGAACAAATTCAACTTTCAGAGATCAAAATTCTATCTTTGACCATCATTCTACTTTATAAAGGTCCCAATCATCGAAATAACGATGAAAAAAACTGGCGATTGTAATATTATTAATAATCCAAACCATGTTTTATAGAAAAAATGTAACAACAATATAAAACAAATGACAAAGAAACTTATTATACTCTTTTTAAACTTTCCACTATTTATTTTTTCACAGGGGATAGAAATTACACACGGCCCTTATCTTCAACAAATGGGAGAAAATGAAGTAACAATCATTTGGACGACAAATAACGATGCCATTTCTTGGGTCGAAATGGCGCCAATAGGAAATGATAGTTTCTATGCATTCGAACGCCCAAAGTATTATGAAACGGCTTATGGCAGTAAAAAAACAGGCAAATTACATCGTATAAATCTTTCAGGATTACATCCCGGAACAGAATATCGATATCGAATCTTTTCGAAAGAGAT
Protein-coding sequences here:
- a CDS encoding endonuclease/exonuclease/phosphatase family protein; the encoded protein is MRKIIMLSFIVLLASCGKETNDQTPTIITPPTKDVVYLKVMTYNIAGAASSTGVRSLPDLAEVIKKADPDLVAIQEVDAFTTRNGKDVHLARDLAALCGMEYWFFAKAMDFHGGEYGDAILSKHPFKETEAYSLSGDWEGEHIETRSAARVTVEIGGRDIDFISTHLDHTSNDKWRILQANELVEIVKSLDLPVIMGGDLNCTPTSEPMKILYQELLSPCKSNSCLGTFVGSKNAIDHLMYRSNSVLTLSSYGVYAWADKESDHFPVGAIFEVDKLAN